The Anabaena sp. PCC 7108 region TTGGTAAGTGCCATATTTATGTATTTTTTGATATTTATTTACCATTACTCATTGATTCAGAAATTCTCTGCTTCAAAAACGACTGTATTGCCAATAAAAATATAATCTATTTTATCGCCATATTGTTTTATATGAGTCAAAATACAGCAGCAGTCAGCTAAGGAACAAGCTGTTCTACCCTCAAGTTAATATTTTTAAATCTATTTAATTAAGTCAAGACCTGTGTAATAGCGTTTATTGATGAAGATGCAATTTAGCCTTTGTTGTAGAGCCGAGAATCCCTACCCATGAAACGTTTCTACTAAATAAATTTGGCGTAGCTTTACCTCGTACAAGGACAGAAGTAAAGGTAAATTTTCTCTTTCCTCTTTTTCAAAATTCTGCAATTCGTCTATTTTGATACCAAAGGTTTCGACGCATCTTTTTACTTGGTCTTAAGAATCCCCTCGGCTTTAGCCAGAGGAGTGTCAAAAAAGTATAAAAATGCGTCGAATGCTCAATTATTCGTAAATCTTAGGACTTACGCAGGTGTCACACTAAAAATCTGTTGTAGGGTGCTTTACTACTGCATAAATCCTGCAAATAAACAGATTGTTGATATCTGACGCACCCTACCAATGTGCCAGTTGCGTAAGTCCTGAATCTGTGCAAAAAACTTGTAATTCTGCGGTCTTAAAGGGTTTGTTTTTGAGAATACGTCGCTAAACTCTGGATTTACTAGCCAGAAACGCGAGTTACCGAAGATTCACGTACATGAAGCCTGAGTAAACGTAACCAACGCATCCAAGTTTTAGCTGGTTGTTCAAAGAATGTGAAAATATCACCGAAACCTAAGTTGGTTTTTTGATGATGTAACCAGTGTTGTTCAGGAGTAGTTATGAATAGCAGCTGACAAACAAAAGCTACAGGTTGTGAAGTTTTCCAACCTAGGGATGTTATGTGTCTCCACCATACATGAAACTGACCAAACACTAAACCACAGATAACGCCAATGGGAGAAAAAGACCACAGAAAGACAGCTACCAGCAGGTATGGTAGAGCGCCCAAGATTCCGTCTAAAAGCACTTGGGGATTAAATGTTAGAATAGCGTAGTGGCGGAAGTCTTTTTTCCAGGAGTGGTGTGTTGTGAGGTGGAGGCTACCAAAAACATGCTCAGGGACGTGGTAAAAAAAAGTCGAAAGGAAATCGCCAAAAAACAGTAACAACCAAGTAACAGCGATAGCCTTAAGCATTTGTACTCCTTAAGTTGTATGGAAAAAGTTCACAGAGAAAAAATTCAAAATTTATAGCCAACAAGGTTATGAAGTAGTTCAGCATTTATGAATTACTACACCTAAAGGACTTTACTTGTTTTTGCTCAAAATCTATGTCGGTAGAGAAATAGCAGTTTGGTGAATTTATATTTCTTCATGACACTAAACACCAACTGTTGATGGACTACCATGTTGTTTTTCACAATGAGGGGACAAAAATTATACATCTACAGCCCGATAGATCAATTGTATTTGATTTTTCTCTGGTCACAATCTTCGTACTAAGACATACAGTATGAGCAAAGATTGAGTTAACATTGGTACAAATTTAGGTTAAGCTTTTCCACATTCATCTAGTAAAAACTATAGCTATGCTGAGAAAAGTGTTGAGAGAGCTTAAATCTGAAGGTAAGTAAATTTTATTGTGAATATTTAAGGAGTATTTATATTAATAAATTCTGTTTTATCTACTCTTTTGTGATCAATAAGTTTTGGTTAAAAAATCTGCTATAAGGTAATATCAAGATGCCTAAATGGAAACTATTAACAGAATTCACCTTTGATAGCGCTCACTACATAAAAGACTACAATGGTCCCTGTGGGAGAATGCATGGACATACTTATAAAGTAAAAATCGAAGTGCAATCATCAAAGTTGCATTCTTCCGAATACTGTCCACATCCAGTCATGGTTGCTGATTTCAAAAGCTTACGTTGGGCTAAAAAAGATGTAACGCAAGGAGGATTAGATCATTGTGTGCTGAATGAAGTTTTACCTCCTGAATATGAAACAACTGCTGAGATGATTGCTAAATATATTTATGATGAAACCAAAAAGCGATTACCAGCAGATGTAAAACTCAAGGTAGCAATATCAGAAACTGCTAATTCTTGGGCAGAATATGAGGATGATTAAATAATTCTTAATTCGTACCTGATAAAGCTCAAACGCAACTATTTTTTTGTGGTATTCCGTGTTTCAATTATTGAGGTAATAATTAACAGCTATGGGATATGTCACAGAAAGCAGCTGCTTTAAAGTTTGTGATTTTGCTTGGTTTTGTGAGCCTCTGTGCCGATGCCACCTATGAAGGAGCGCGTAGTATTACAGGGGCTTATTTAGAAGTTTTGGGAGCTAACGGCACTGTAGTCGGTCTAGTAGCTGGCTTTGGTGAACTAATTGGTTATGGCTTCCGTTTAGTTATTGGTTATCTTAGTGACAAAACAGGTAAATACTGGGGAATTACAACTTTAGGCTACATTTTAAATACCGCCGTTGTACCATTTTTAGCCTTAGCTGGGAGATGGGAAATAGCCGCAAGTTTGATGATGGCTGAACGCACAGGTAAGGCGGTACGTACTCCCCCAAGAGATGCCCTACTTTCCCATGGTGTGAGCCAAATTGGTAGCGGTTTTGGCTTTGGTTTGCATGAAGCAATGGATCAAACTGGTGCAGTAATGGGGCCTTTGGCTGTAGCGGCAATGGTTTATTTTCAAGGAGAATATCGCCATGCGTTTACAATTTTAATTGTACCTGCGGTATTGGGATTAATTGTATTATTAATTTTACAGTTTTTATATCCAAATCCCAGTGATTTTGAAGTAGAAACAGTGGCAAATGCAGAAGAAAAACTGCCACGTATATTTTGGATTTATCTGGGTGCGGTGGCAATTATTGCAGCTGGATATGCAGATTTTCCCCTGATTGCTTTCCATTTTCAAAAAGGAGAAATTGCTTCTGGACAAACAATTCCTTTATTTTATGCTTGGGCTATGGGAGTTGATGCTGTAGCAGCATTAATATTTGGATATTTCTTTGACCGGATTGGCATTTCTATGCTGATAATTGCAGCTAGTATTTCATCTTTGTTTGCACCTTTGGTATTTTTTGGAGATGCACGTTTTGCTCTTTTAGGAATGGCATTTTGGGGTATTGGTATGGGGGCGCAAGAATCAATTCTGAAAGCCGCCATAGCTGGGATGGTTCCTAAAAATAAACGGGCTACAGCTTACGGCATTTTTAGTACAGGCTATGGTTTATCTTGGTTTTTAGGTAGTGCTTTAATGGGGATTTTGTATGATTATTCCATTACTTTTTTAGTTGTTTTTTCTTCACTAACTCAACTTCTGGCAATTCCTTTCTTTGTTTGGGTGAAATTGCAAGCTGATAACTCTTCTATCTCCGCAGCAGATATTCAAGCAAGTGACTAAATTTGAATTTTCTAAACTTTTACTAACGCCAATCATCCAAAGCAAAAACATCGGCACGGTTATATCCTGATTCACTCGGTCTATGCATGGCTACGCCGATGATTTCACTACAAAAACCACGGGAAAGCATTTGCAAATAAGCTGCTTCTCGACTGGTATTTACTCCCGCAACTAAGCGGGACATTCCTTCCGATAAAGTTAAACTTTCACACAAGTCTAACAACTGGTCAAAATGTTTTTGTGCATTATTTCCTAAAAGCACAGCCCCAAATTTTACAAAGCAATTATTACTACCCGCTTCTGTCCCAGCGCCAATATGACAAACTGCAAATCCGACCAAACCTGAATCATGCCATAAAAAAATTGTATCACCTAGATTTTGTGTGTGAACTGTTTGTATTTGCTGGGAAACATCTAAACCTGAATAGATATAATCAGTGAGTTTAATACTAGCTTGAAGACTTTCGGCACGTTCAGTTTCACTCATTTGGGAATATCTGCTATTTTGAGGTAACGGTGAAGCTTGTTCTACTGATTTGCTAAGAATTGTTGTTAGAAACCGCAAACGAAAACCAAATTTTTGATACAGTGCATGATGTTTAGGACTTTGAGCAAAAGTATGTATTCCGGCTAATTGAGTATTCCATTGAGTAAAGCAAGAAATTGCAGGTTCAATTAAACGTTGGGCTATTCCTTGGTTCCAAAAGTCAGGATGAACACTTAATGGACCAAAAGAAGCAAAACTTCCCCAATTAGTCACTAAGTTAATACCAATTAATTTGCCATCAAATTCAGCCGCAAAAGCTGACTGGTTATTAGTTTTCCAACGATGAGATATGTAAGTTTTATCTCCTGCAAAATCCGTGGGGTTAGATAATCCGATAAAATTACCAAACGCTAATCTAAATATGTGATCAGCAGCGACTAATTCGTTTTCTTGTAATAAACGAATAGAAATATTCATGTTCAACTCCTCCACATCTTAAAATCTTAAAAATCTTGATTTTGATATTAACTCAACCGTTGTTTTAACCACAAAGCTAATAAAGGTAAAGCTAACCGATAACCCTGTTCAGCATTGTAAATTAAACCTTTATTTTGCAAACCAGTTAACGCACCTTGTAAACTTCCACCTCTAGAAAGTCCATGTTTTTGAATATATTCTTTACTTTGTGGTTTGTCTGTAGGGTCAACAGCTAAACATTCTAAAAGATGTATTTGACTGGCTGGAAGTAACATCAATAAAGATTCATAGGTCATAGATAAATCTTTAAGCATTCCTTCAACTACCTGCTGTACTTGTTGTTCCGTAATTAAGCCTTGAACATACTCCAAAGTTGATAGTCTGCGGATTAATGCCATCGCATCACCAATATTTCCCTGAACTGCATCTAAAAATATTTGTAATGCTTGAGAATGAGGATCAAATTTGAGTTTTTCTGTGTGTAAAATTTCTCTTGCCCACAATGCTAAAATGTCCTTAGATAAAGGAACTAACTGGATTGTTTCTATGGGATAGCTATGATCATCTGTATGGTGGTTTGTCTCGCCAATTGTAGCTAATAAAACATAACTAACATGAGGATGGGCTTTGACTTCTTGCCTAAAAGTTGATTCCCATAAACTATGACGATCCCAAGAACGAATATGCGGGAAACTCTGCAAAATTAAAACTACTCGCCGATCTAAATCAGCGGACATCATTTGCAACAATTCTAACAAGATTATAAATGCTTGCCATAATTGTTTTTGATTGAGGGAATGTAATAATTTAAGTTTACTTTCAGCATGAAAAATAAAAAACTCACTTGCAGTTTGGTTAACCCAAGTTTCAATTTTTTTTGCTTCCCAGTTTTGGCTAATTGCTTCTGTGAGTAATTGTATAAATCTTTCCCCATCTATAGCCCGGATACAGTCTATATCTAAGACAACAGCACCAACTTCTTGTGCTGCAACTCTAACTAAAGTCCGTCTTCCACTTCCAGCTACTCCAGTAATCAGCAAATCACCATCCTGGGCAAGTATTTCGATAATGCGCTGAAATTCTAGGGAACGTCCAATTAATTCTAAAGAAGTAGATAAATCCAAGTTCACAGCTTTCTCATCTCTGGTTATAGTTCGCACTGCTAGGGAAAACATAAATCATTAGGTGTAACTATGATTATCATCAGAAAAAATTAGTGCTTTTTTAAAAATAGCACTAAAGATTCGTGCTAATAATAATTTAGCACTTTATACAAAACAAATTAAAATCACGGTTACACCAACCAGGTTCATCCCCGTGGACTACCCGGATAAAAGCCGTGTTGCTATCTACTTGTGTAGTTGCGGTTTTTAATCGTCCTTTCTGCTAAACCCTTACTTAATAGGCAATTCCCGTGTTAGAAGCGTGCGTATTAGCAACAATATTGTTTGGTTTTTTCGGTATCATCCTCAAAAAAAATCTGGTGATGAAGATTGTCTCAATGGATGTGATGAGTACGGGTGTAATTGCCTTTTATGTACTAATTGCATCACGAGAAGGCTTATTCACTCCCATTATTTCAGAAGTAAAAAATGTTGCTTACGCCGATCCTGTTCCCCAAGCGGTGATTTTAACAGCGATAGTCATTGGGTTTTCAATTCAAGCTTTAATGC contains the following coding sequences:
- a CDS encoding GNAT family N-acetyltransferase; this translates as MNISIRLLQENELVAADHIFRLAFGNFIGLSNPTDFAGDKTYISHRWKTNNQSAFAAEFDGKLIGINLVTNWGSFASFGPLSVHPDFWNQGIAQRLIEPAISCFTQWNTQLAGIHTFAQSPKHHALYQKFGFRLRFLTTILSKSVEQASPLPQNSRYSQMSETERAESLQASIKLTDYIYSGLDVSQQIQTVHTQNLGDTIFLWHDSGLVGFAVCHIGAGTEAGSNNCFVKFGAVLLGNNAQKHFDQLLDLCESLTLSEGMSRLVAGVNTSREAAYLQMLSRGFCSEIIGVAMHRPSESGYNRADVFALDDWR
- a CDS encoding MFS transporter, whose translation is MSQKAAALKFVILLGFVSLCADATYEGARSITGAYLEVLGANGTVVGLVAGFGELIGYGFRLVIGYLSDKTGKYWGITTLGYILNTAVVPFLALAGRWEIAASLMMAERTGKAVRTPPRDALLSHGVSQIGSGFGFGLHEAMDQTGAVMGPLAVAAMVYFQGEYRHAFTILIVPAVLGLIVLLILQFLYPNPSDFEVETVANAEEKLPRIFWIYLGAVAIIAAGYADFPLIAFHFQKGEIASGQTIPLFYAWAMGVDAVAALIFGYFFDRIGISMLIIAASISSLFAPLVFFGDARFALLGMAFWGIGMGAQESILKAAIAGMVPKNKRATAYGIFSTGYGLSWFLGSALMGILYDYSITFLVVFSSLTQLLAIPFFVWVKLQADNSSISAADIQASD
- a CDS encoding ATP-binding protein, which encodes MFSLAVRTITRDEKAVNLDLSTSLELIGRSLEFQRIIEILAQDGDLLITGVAGSGRRTLVRVAAQEVGAVVLDIDCIRAIDGERFIQLLTEAISQNWEAKKIETWVNQTASEFFIFHAESKLKLLHSLNQKQLWQAFIILLELLQMMSADLDRRVVLILQSFPHIRSWDRHSLWESTFRQEVKAHPHVSYVLLATIGETNHHTDDHSYPIETIQLVPLSKDILALWAREILHTEKLKFDPHSQALQIFLDAVQGNIGDAMALIRRLSTLEYVQGLITEQQVQQVVEGMLKDLSMTYESLLMLLPASQIHLLECLAVDPTDKPQSKEYIQKHGLSRGGSLQGALTGLQNKGLIYNAEQGYRLALPLLALWLKQRLS
- a CDS encoding cation:proton antiporter subunit C, with protein sequence MLEACVLATILFGFFGIILKKNLVMKIVSMDVMSTGVIAFYVLIASREGLFTPIISEVKNVAYADPVPQAVILTAIVIGFSIQALMLVGVMKLAQDNPTLESNEIEKNNTP
- a CDS encoding sterol desaturase family protein, whose translation is MLKAIAVTWLLLFFGDFLSTFFYHVPEHVFGSLHLTTHHSWKKDFRHYAILTFNPQVLLDGILGALPYLLVAVFLWSFSPIGVICGLVFGQFHVWWRHITSLGWKTSQPVAFVCQLLFITTPEQHWLHHQKTNLGFGDIFTFFEQPAKTWMRWLRLLRLHVRESSVTRVSG
- a CDS encoding 6-carboxytetrahydropterin synthase; its protein translation is MPKWKLLTEFTFDSAHYIKDYNGPCGRMHGHTYKVKIEVQSSKLHSSEYCPHPVMVADFKSLRWAKKDVTQGGLDHCVLNEVLPPEYETTAEMIAKYIYDETKKRLPADVKLKVAISETANSWAEYEDD